Genomic DNA from Penaeus monodon isolate SGIC_2016 chromosome 4, NSTDA_Pmon_1, whole genome shotgun sequence:
gtgtgtgtgtatgtgtgtgtgtgtgtgtgtgtgtgtgtgtgtgtgtgtgtgtgtgtgtgtgtgtgtgtgtgtgtgtgtgtgtgtgtgtgtgtgtgtgtgtgcgtatgtgtgtgtgtggtatttgacaTGTAGTGGAAATGAGTATGCTGTTGTTAGACTGTGTGTGCGGTAGGCTTGTGTGCTGCTGTGTTGGGTAGTGCGTGCACGGTGTGTCCGTCCTTTTTTGCACCCGCTCTGTGTATCACGTAGCTATCAGGTGGCATACAAACTCTTAACGAGTACGGACTTAAATCTCTCATTTGCATCGCAGAAGTCATACTGATCACCACTCTGATCCCGTCCGCTTTCATATACCTCGCAAAGTCCTCTATTCCCTATTCTCTCAGTCATGACATATCCGATTCATCGTCTCAGCAGTTTAAATCAATTCTCTCCAAACCACCATGCATGCATTATTCCGTCCTGAGTGCAACATTACTTCCACAAACATTACCATTTCCTAGCCATACATGACTGTCATATCAACCTTCCTAGCCATACATGACTGTCATATCATCCTTCCCAGCCATGCATGACTGTCTTATCAACCCTGTCATATCACCCTTCCCTAGTCCTGCATGACTGTCATAATCAACCTCCGTAGCCCGTACATGAAATCTGAGATCCTCCATCCTGCGCCATACTCCCCTCCATCCTACAGGCTTAGGGGGGGACAATGCAGAGTCTTACGTAATTGAATATAATGCAGGCATTGCAGGATCTCGCCCCCTCcgcccccatcccttctccctccctccttccccctccctcaccctcccccaccaccactccGCGTCACCAAACTGGCCGAGGTCAACTAGGAAAACTGAGTAACAATGATCCGTATTCATCTCTGAAAACTATAacgaatgtatacatatttacatttataatataagacTGTTTCGACTATCCACGTCAGCGTGCGGGTCGAAGCCCCCATTCCTTCGTGTCTTTTCGACTctctgggaaaatttttatttttaggtatgCTGTTTTATTGTTCGTTTgctttattgatttgtttgtttgtttgtatgtttttttagtagttgtttattagtttttttatttcttgttttatagtCCCCGACGTAGCGATAATCTCTGAGAACGTAAACCCGCGAAGTCGCCCTCGACGTGCGACGTCTCACTCCAGTGGtggttcctcctcctcgcctccagGACCTCCTCCCGCTCCTGCAGTCGTCTCGTTGCAGCCTCGGGACAACCACACCATTCCTtcagcttgtgtgtatgtatgtacgtatgcctaACTAGCTGGCATAGCTCTACGCGATAGGCGGGGCCCCGATGCCGGGTACCTGGCGGGCGGGTACCTGGCAGCGGATGCCAGGCGGGAGGCTCGGAGCCAGCGCTGAGCCGAGCCTACACGGTGGTCTCGTAGTCCACGCAGACGACATCGCCGGCCGGGGCGCGGTGTCACCACGTCTCCTTCTCCAGCGGCAGCAGCAGGTCGTGTGTCGCGCTCTTCACGCTGTGGCTGTTGTTCTCCACCACCTCCGCCGCGTCGGCCTTCACGGCCAGCGTGCGGCGTCGGTGCAGCACCACCGCCACCAGCAGGGCCACCAGCGACATCAGGAGGATGATTCCTGCGGCCAGGTACACCCAGGGCAGCGCGGCGAGGAAGCCGCACGCGCCGGCGCCCTCGTCCATGCCGGAGGGGCAGTGCGCGTCGCCGTCGCACCACAGCTCCTTCGGCAAACACGCCTGGATCTCCGGGCAGCGGTGGGGGCACAGGTCCGCCCCCGCCGGCGACAGGGGCGCCGTCTGCAGGGGCcgccacacccccacccacgtgACCATGTAGCGCCCCGTGGAGTTCCCCACGTACTCCACCAGCAGGTCCCGCGTCTCCTGCTGTGTCTGGCTGTGCTGCCGCCGGCTCTGCTGCGACGCGCTCTTGTTGTGCCACGAGGACTCCTCCAGCAGCTCCTCCGGGTGCCTCCACCCGTTGCTGAAGACGTGCGTGAATTCCTGGCGCTGCCCCGGGCACACGGACGCGATGGGCGTCACCCCCCCGGCCGAGTACACGTTGATGCGCGCCGCCACGCCGCAGTTGCTCTCGGAGGCGACGTGGCCGTGGAGGCGCAGGAACAGGAAGGAGCCGTCCGTGGCCGTGACGAGGCGCGGGAGGCCGGAGCAGTGGTCGCTGGGCCAGCCGCCCACCGTGAAGTTGCCGTGGCGCCCCGACAGCCGCCGCGCCGACTCGTCGCAGTGGGCGGCGCGAAGCGTCGGGCCCGCGTCCAGCATGGAGTACTCGCCCTCGAAGAAGAAGTCGGTGTAGTCGTGCGCCGCCGTCATGGCCGGCACGCTGAACACCACGTCGAGCCGGTTGGTGTAGGACACGAGGTGGAACGGCGAGCTGTGCGACGTGTTGCAGAGGCAGGCGCGGGTCAGGGGCACGCCCTGCCACGGCTCCTCCCTCACCCAGATGGCCGCCTCGCCCCGCTCGCCGCCGTGCGAGCACTCGAACCGCTGTGACGCCTGCCGGTAGAAGGTGCTGCAGCCGGAGCCCATGCGCGAGCGGAGGATGCGGAGGGCGATGCGCTGGTGCCGCGCCGCCTTGAACGTGTACACGCACTGCAGGCGCCGCGTGCCGCCGCGCCCGAACAGGAAGACGTCCCTCGGCGACGCGAAGAGGCGGTCGGGGCGCAGCGTGAAGGTGCGGTCGCAGGGGCCGCCGCCAGGGGTCGGGTCGCCCCACTGCCGCTTGTCCACGAACTCGTAGCGCGCCAGGAACTCCACGTGGGCCGGGGCGGTGCCGGCGGCGTAGCGCAGCGTCAGCGTCAGCGCCGGCGAGCGGGACACGTAGCTCTCGGCGGGCGAGCAGGGCGCCGAGTGCTGCCCCGGGGCGTGCACGCCGCTGCACACGCGCGGCAGCTTCTCGGGGCGACAGAACCTGCCGAGGATGGAGGGCGCGGAGGTGGTGTTGTCCGCGTCGCCGCCGGGCTTCTTGTCGAGCGAGAGAGCCTCGGGCTCCTCGGCGGCGGCGTCGCCGTCGTAGATGGTGAGCGTGTTGGAGCACTTGGCGGGCGGCGGCATCTCGGCGTGGATGGCGTGGCGGTAGTGCACGAAGTAGAGCCACACGACCTCGGTTGTGGCCGCCAGCAGCCTCCAGGAGCAGGTGGTGTTGGGCAGCAGCGAGTGCGCCGGCGCCTGCAGGTAGCCGCTCCGCTGGCCGCGGCTGCTCACCATGTAGTGGCATCCGGCGCCGCGCCGCACGTAGGCCGTCGACTCGCGGTCGACGAACTCGACCTCGACGTCGAGCTCGAAGCCGAAGATGCGGCGCCGCGGGGAGTCCTGGAACGGGAAGTCGAAGGGCGACGCCTGGAACACCAGGAGCATGTCGGGGCCGCTGGAGGTGATGCCGGAGAGCGGGGCGCCGCCCTTGCAGATGGTCGCCAGCACGGGCGTGCGCGTCGTGCTGCCGTCGAAGGCGATGAGGTAGTCGTGCAGCACGTGGCACGCCGACCCCACGCGCATGCGCCGCTCGCGGGAGAGGTGCGGCGCGTTGCGGTCCTTGATGTAGATGAGGTGCGGGTTGCGCTGGAACACGCGGATGAGCGCCAACTTGCCGTCGGGGACGCGCGTCTGCCGGATGTGGAAGTAGCAGGTGAGGTTGCGCGGGTACAGGCCGGGGTAGTTGGGGCTCTGCACCTTGCAGTTCTTCTTGTCGCAGTTCTCGAAGTACTTGTCGCAGAAGGA
This window encodes:
- the LOC119599128 gene encoding uncharacterized protein LOC119599128; the encoded protein is MNEVLRLRLHDTWKAAGSSGEVESGENGGSSCYCNSSRQESVCLAVWPRKYCFTSRVLRGSSPGLWRKPICLRFVEVVLRGGQRQPAMEQYSSVACITNCRKMETAIRSTNQPDDPQLRQMTYYGRVGATYTLQVAKPGRGTLPHFCQLTFVASGDDFGDLVQISFDKFNLGRCLVFYSHLLFSLEIAGDCGCLFMEIDGCFVRLQVRFSPPRPGGPPTATQIEELSRPLNAGYWCGAAWGHNVYYSETSAVTLMLRVFNRIEESGPANPGSFSPQDAVLLKVTYRFFKKEKAVLRYGVPYNPSYRGEDVTNSFCDKYFENCDKKNCKVQSPNYPGLYPRNLTCYFHIRQTRVPDGKLALIRVFQRNPHLIYIKDRNAPHLSRERRMRVGSACHVLHDYLIAFDGSTTRTPVLATICKGGAPLSGITSSGPDMLLVFQASPFDFPFQDSPRRRIFGFELDVEVEFVDRESTAYVRRGAGCHYMVSSRGQRSGYLQAPAHSLLPNTTCSWRLLAATTEVVWLYFVHYRHAIHAEMPPPAKCSNTLTIYDGDAAAEEPEALSLDKKPGGDADNTTSAPSILGRFCRPEKLPRVCSGVHAPGQHSAPCSPAESYVSRSPALTLTLRYAAGTAPAHVEFLARYEFVDKRQWGDPTPGGGPCDRTFTLRPDRLFASPRDVFLFGRGGTRRLQCVYTFKAARHQRIALRILRSRMGSGCSTFYRQASQRFECSHGGERGEAAIWVREEPWQGVPLTRACLCNTSHSSPFHLVSYTNRLDVVFSVPAMTAAHDYTDFFFEGEYSMLDAGPTLRAAHCDESARRLSGRHGNFTVGGWPSDHCSGLPRLVTATDGSFLFLRLHGHVASESNCGVAARINVYSAGGVTPIASVCPGQRQEFTHVFSNGWRHPEELLEESSWHNKSASQQSRRQHSQTQQETRDLLVEYVGNSTGRYMVTWVGVWRPLQTAPLSPAGADLCPHRCPEIQACLPKELWCDGDAHCPSGMDEGAGACGFLAALPWVYLAAGIILLMSLVALLVAVVLHRRRTLAVKADAAEVVENNSHSVKSATHDLLLPLEKETW